A region of the Candidatus Latescibacter sp. genome:
ATGAATAATCCGGGCTAAACGAAACAATATAGCATTTTTTTGTGAGAGTATGGAAAAATAAATCGTCGGCGACGTTATCTATACTTATTGTTCCGCGAATAAATTTTGATACCAATATTTGGAATAGATGCCGAAACAAGTTCGGCATGACACATGTCATCCTGAACTTGTTTCAGGATCTAAACATTCAAAACATGCGCAATTATTTATGTCGTCATGTATAGAATCCAACGAAAAAGCCCGGAATCTCTTCCGGGCTTTGGCGTTTCCGGTCTGATCCGGAATCATGTTCATGTAAAAATCTTTTTGAGTGCAGGGTAGAGGATTTCTCCTTTGTAGATATTGATTGCCGTTTTGAATTCAGGGTCGTCTATGATGGAAGTTCCCTTGCGGGCGATCCTGCGCGCAAACGGCAGGGTGGCGTTGGTCAGCGCAAAGGTGGAGGTTCTTCCCACAGCACCCGGTATGTTGGCCACCGCATAATGGACAACCCCCTCTTCGATGTAGGTAGGCTCTTTATGCGTGGTGGGATGGGTGGTTTCGGAGCAGCCTCCCTGGTCGACCGCCACATCGACGAACACCGAGCCTTTCCGCATGGAGCGGAGAATCTCCCTGGTGATGAGTTTTGGCGCAGGGGCGCCGTGAACGAGAACCGCGCCGATGACCAGATCGGATGCCCCGCAGGTTTCCGCGATCACGTGTGAATTGGAATAGAGGGTGATTACATTGGGCGGAAGGATTTCGTCCAGATGACGGAGTCTCGAGATGCTGATATCGAGAATATTGACCTGCGCCCCCATACCGGCGGCGATCTGAGCCGCATGGGTTCCGGAAACGCCTCCGCCGAGAATGGTTACCATCGCCGGTTTGACTCCGGGTACTCCGCCCAGAAGAACGCCGCTCCCCCCACGGTGTTTTTCCAAAGCCAGCGCGCCGCATTGAGGAGCCATCCGGCCGGCGATTTCGCTCATGGGGATCAAAAGGGGCAGCGAGCCGTCCGGCAGTTCCAAGGTTTCATACGCCACACACAGCGCATTCGTTTTTTGCATGGCGCGGGTGAGCTCCGGCGAGGCGGCAAAGTGGAAATAGGTAAACAGAATCTGCCCCGGGCGGATCAGCGGATATTCGGAAGGGAGCGGCTCCTTCACCTTGAACACCATGTCGCAGGCGCCGAAGATTTCTGCGCTCGAATCTACAATTTTCGCTCCCTGGGCAGTATAATCTCCATCGGAGAACCCCGCCTCAAAGCCGGCCCCGCGTTCTATCAGCACCGTGTTTCCATCTTTTACCAGCTCGCAGACCCCGGAAGGCACAATGGCTACCCTGCTTTCCTGGGGTTTAATCTCTTTCGGTATTCCTATCTTCATACTCTTTACTCCTTTTTCCGATTAGATGCCGATGGCCTGCTTAAGAAGGGAACCCAATTCGGCATGATATGGTAGGATTTGTTTCAGAGTCTATTAATGATGATCCGGTGAAAAGTAATTTTTACATTATTTTTAGTGTTTTTAAACCTCACCCCCTGTCCCCCTCTCCCAGTCAGGAGAGGGGGTAACTCATTATGCGCCTCGTTCTTACCCTCTCCTAATTAGGAGAGGGTGGCCGAAGGCCGGGTGAGGTTTTTAGAGTGACGGCAGCAAATATATACTTTTTGCCGGATCATCTTTCATCATCCTTTATTTCATCCCGCAGAAGCTGGCTGATTTTGTCAGCCGCCACCCACTGTCCGAAGTTCCTTAAAACCACATAGGTCTCCGAATCTTTCACTCCGGGAATCTTCGAGAGCTGGCCGGTTACAAAATCAACCAGGGTCCGCCGCGAGGGGGCAAGAATCACCGCAATGAGATCATACCGCCCGGTTACAATCATCGTGGTCAGCACCGAAGGGAGCTTCTCCACCTCACAGGCGCACTCGTTCAACCGGCGGCCGTCTATCTTGACCCCGACCAGGGCGACATACACTTCGGGGAAAGATTCGATGTTGACCTGCGCAGTGACCCGCAGCGCTCCGCTCTCGATCATGTGTCCAAGATGCTGCCGAACAGTTCCCTCGGCTATTCCGATACGGCGGGCGATCTCGCGGTTCGATATTCTCCCGTTTTGTCCGAGAATAGAGGATATCTCAAGATCGATAGTATCCATGATACGCATTTACTCCTTTCAAGAGTAATATAATACAAATATGCGTATTTTGTCAAGCATTTTCTGATGATATATGAAATGCCCCCTTAAGACACAGACCTTCCCCATAAATATCCGCTTGCCTTTTACCGGATTCTCTTGCATCTTTCTTTGAGTGTGCATTCTTTTTATATATGACGACATATTTTATTGCGTTTCTTTTCAAATTAGATGCCGAAACGGTTTCACCGTTCCCGAGAAACGGCAACGGTTTCACCGTTCCCGAGAAACGGCAACGGTTTCACCGTTCCCGAGAAACGGCAACGGTTTCATCGTTCCCGCCTGCGGCAACAAGTTCGGCATGACACGTGTCATCCTGAACTCGTTTCAGGATCTAAACACTCAAAACATACGCAATTATTTATGTTGTCATGTATAGTATTGATTTCCACGTCTTTCCATAAACAGGGATATTAAGCTTAATCTGGAAAACCAATCATACCAGCGAGGCAGGCCATGAAAGAAGCCGATCTCCGAAAGTATCACCGCAGCACCGGGATAATAATCGCCGTGTTTGTTTTTTTTCAGGCTCTAACCGGGCTCCTGATAAGCATTCATCGCATATCCCCGAGCCTGAATCTGGGGGACTTCGCAGACATCATCCATTTCGGCCATTTCGGCGGAGGTCTCGGTGGAAATATCTACCGGATTCTGCTCGCCCTGGGGCTGCTTTTTATGGCTTGCACCGGTACATGGATTTTTTTCAAGATTAGGAGCCGCACTCTGGCAGCCGTGAAGAAGATGCCAGTCGCTCCGGATAAACCTTAATTTTCTCAAGTGAAAGGTGGAAGAAATGCAGGAACTCACCTTTGATTACCGTGATATCGGAAAAGCGCCACGGCTGGCATGGTCGATTCGGAAGATGTATCTTGCCCTGAAGGGAATACTGCTCGCGTGGGGAATTTACCTCGTATTCACCTATGCCGCCCTCCTCTTGTCTCCGGCCCGGAGCGCAGGCCCGGTGCAGCTCTTTCAGTACTTTGAGTTCTTCCCCTATCTTCCCGGCGAGGCCGCAGGAATACCGGCGGCAGTAATCTGGATACTCGGAATCATTCTCGCGCTCTGTACTCTTCTTCTGGCCGCAACCGCAGTCTCACGGGCTGCCTATGAAGACCTCCGGGGAAACCTGATGTTTCAGGCCAGGGAGGCGGTACTGTTCACGAGGACTAACCGGTGGACAGTCCTTATATCCATGCTGGCGCTTTTTTTCCTGGTTCTGATATTTATCGTTTCCTTTGCACTAGCAGGTCTTGTGGGGAGAATACCTGCGGTTGGACCGCTTTTCGTGGCGCTTTTCAGCATTCCTCTCTTTTTCTGGGGTCT
Encoded here:
- the ald gene encoding alanine dehydrogenase — protein: MKIGIPKEIKPQESRVAIVPSGVCELVKDGNTVLIERGAGFEAGFSDGDYTAQGAKIVDSSAEIFGACDMVFKVKEPLPSEYPLIRPGQILFTYFHFAASPELTRAMQKTNALCVAYETLELPDGSLPLLIPMSEIAGRMAPQCGALALEKHRGGSGVLLGGVPGVKPAMVTILGGGVSGTHAAQIAAGMGAQVNILDISISRLRHLDEILPPNVITLYSNSHVIAETCGASDLVIGAVLVHGAPAPKLITREILRSMRKGSVFVDVAVDQGGCSETTHPTTHKEPTYIEEGVVHYAVANIPGAVGRTSTFALTNATLPFARRIARKGTSIIDDPEFKTAINIYKGEILYPALKKIFT
- a CDS encoding Lrp/AsnC family transcriptional regulator; this translates as MDTIDLEISSILGQNGRISNREIARRIGIAEGTVRQHLGHMIESGALRVTAQVNIESFPEVYVALVGVKIDGRRLNECACEVEKLPSVLTTMIVTGRYDLIAVILAPSRRTLVDFVTGQLSKIPGVKDSETYVVLRNFGQWVAADKISQLLRDEIKDDER